The Gemmatimonadaceae bacterium DNA segment GGGCCCGGCCGGCGCGGCCTGGCTGTCGACTGTGGAGACGGCGCGGGAAACCGGGCCCACCTGCGAAGCGGCGACCGAATCCGCGGCCGATCCGAGGGCGGCGGCGTCGCGGCCAACGGTGCAGCCGGACCACAGCGTCAGCGAGGCGAAGGCGAAGATCAGCGAAGTCGTACGGCCGTATGAATGCACGTGTCGGTGTTGTTCTGCGGTGAGTTGGAGCCGCCGGACGGTCGTCCGGGCGGGCGAAAGCTATGCAGTATATTTGCCAGCGTCGTCCCTTCCTTATTACCCCGGCCCGAACGCCGGTTTCCGCGAGACCGAACATTGACGGAATTGTCTGGCACTGACAGGACGAGCACCGTGGCCGCGACGCATCATGAGGCGGCGATGCTCATGATGCCGCACCAGGAGAACGTGCTCGGGCACGTGTTCGGAGGAGTCATTCTCGCCATGATGGACACGACCGCGGCCGTCTCGGCGATGCGGCACGCGCGGACCCCGTGCGTCACGGTCTCCGTGGACAGGGTGGACTTCCGCGAGCCCATCCACATAGGCGAGCTGGTGACGATGAAGTCGAGCGTGAACTTCGTGGGGACGACGTCGATGGAAGTGGGCGTCCGGGTGGAGACCGAGAATCTTCTCACCGGGGAGCGGCGGCACACGAACTCGTGCTACCTCACCTACGTCGCGATCGACGCCAACGGCCGTCCGGTGAAGGTCGCGCCGATCGAGCCGGAGAGCGTCGAGGAAAAGCGGCGGTACGCGGCAGCGCGGGAGCGGCGGCGCAGGCGCCTCGAGGAACGGAACGCGGAAGGGAAGCGGGAGGGCTGACGCATGAGCTCGGCGATCGAGCCGGCACGGCTATTCACGCTCGAGCAGGCCAACCGGATGCTGCCGCTGGTGCGCCGGATCGTGGAGGACATCGTCCAGGATTATGCCCGCTGGCGGGAGCAGGTCGGGGTTCTCGAGGTGGTCGCGGCCGGCCGGCGCGGCGACGCGCCTCCGGACGAAGTCGAGAAGGTGGAGGAGGACGCTCAGCGTCTGGCGGCGGACATCGAGCGATACGTCACGGAGCTGAGAGAGCTGGGCGTCGACTTCAAGGGGTTCGACCAGGGACTGGTG contains these protein-coding regions:
- a CDS encoding acyl-CoA thioesterase is translated as MTELSGTDRTSTVAATHHEAAMLMMPHQENVLGHVFGGVILAMMDTTAAVSAMRHARTPCVTVSVDRVDFREPIHIGELVTMKSSVNFVGTTSMEVGVRVETENLLTGERRHTNSCYLTYVAIDANGRPVKVAPIEPESVEEKRRYAAARERRRRRLEERNAEGKREG
- a CDS encoding DUF2203 domain-containing protein, which translates into the protein MSSAIEPARLFTLEQANRMLPLVRRIVEDIVQDYARWREQVGVLEVVAAGRRGDAPPDEVEKVEEDAQRLAADIERYVTELRELGVDFKGFDQGLVDFPAEIDGRRVYLCWKLGEDSVEYWHEVDAGFAGRQKLVTSD